One Fusobacterium sp. IOR10 DNA segment encodes these proteins:
- a CDS encoding citrate lyase subunit alpha, which translates to MKNSNEIPDFIKGYGKVKLYNENKANEKPQDKILKNIQESIIKSNLISGMTISFQTNHRNNNNILNLIIEEIDKLGINDINLVVSSLGKIHEPLIKYIKKGVITKISTSGIRGEIAKEISINNILKNPVVFRSSGNKVNSVLSGKLKIDVAFLIASSCDTMGNFNGIEGQSAFGSTGYSMTDTKFANKVIVITDNIVTFPLGKISISMDYVDYIVKIKSLTINTNFLNSIKLTKNPRELIIAEKAAELLIKLGYIKAGYSIQPGPGGSFLAICKFLKEYMKKNEIKGSFLSGGISAYLVNLLEEGYFENIFDLQSYDVVSAKSLLNNEKHIEISDASYNEILSNLDIAIVNATEIDIDFNINLLTGSNGIIMGVPTVTQDIARTSKITVAMSSCMRKRIPIITKKVTNVVIPGKDIDILVTERGICINPRRKDLIKILKKENIKLTNIKKLYETVTKITGVPKKPIYTENIVGVIESSDGKVIDIIKQIKK; encoded by the coding sequence GTGAAGAATTCTAATGAAATACCTGATTTTATAAAAGGTTATGGAAAAGTTAAGCTTTACAATGAAAATAAAGCTAATGAAAAACCACAGGATAAAATTTTAAAGAACATACAAGAAAGCATAATTAAAAGTAATTTGATAAGTGGAATGACTATTTCCTTTCAAACTAATCATAGAAATAATAATAATATTTTAAATTTAATAATTGAAGAAATTGATAAGTTAGGAATAAATGACATAAATTTAGTTGTTTCTTCTCTTGGTAAAATACATGAACCTTTAATTAAATATATTAAAAAAGGAGTAATAACAAAGATAAGTACTTCTGGGATTAGAGGAGAAATAGCAAAGGAAATTTCAATAAATAATATATTAAAAAATCCTGTTGTTTTTAGGAGTTCTGGAAATAAGGTTAATTCAGTACTTTCTGGGAAATTAAAAATAGATGTTGCTTTTTTGATTGCCTCATCTTGTGATACAATGGGAAATTTTAATGGTATTGAGGGTCAATCAGCATTTGGTTCAACTGGTTATTCTATGACTGATACGAAATTTGCAAATAAAGTTATTGTGATTACAGATAATATTGTGACCTTTCCTTTAGGAAAAATTTCAATATCCATGGACTATGTAGATTATATAGTCAAAATAAAATCATTGACTATTAATACGAATTTTTTAAATTCTATTAAATTAACTAAAAATCCAAGAGAATTGATAATTGCAGAAAAAGCTGCAGAGCTTCTTATTAAATTAGGATATATTAAAGCTGGATATTCTATTCAACCAGGACCTGGGGGATCATTCTTAGCAATATGTAAATTTCTTAAAGAATATATGAAAAAAAATGAAATTAAAGGATCTTTTCTAAGTGGCGGAATTTCTGCTTATTTAGTAAATTTATTAGAAGAGGGATACTTTGAAAATATTTTTGATTTGCAAAGTTATGATGTTGTTTCTGCTAAATCTTTATTAAACAATGAAAAACATATAGAAATTTCAGATGCTTCCTATAATGAAATTTTGTCTAATTTGGATATAGCAATTGTAAATGCAACAGAAATAGATATTGATTTTAATATAAATTTATTAACAGGATCTAATGGTATTATAATGGGAGTTCCCACAGTGACACAAGATATTGCTCGCACTTCAAAAATTACAGTTGCAATGTCTTCATGTATGAGAAAAAGAATTCCTATAATAACTAAAAAAGTAACAAATGTAGTCATTCCTGGAAAAGATATTGATATATTAGTAACAGAAAGAGGAATTTGTATAAATCCTAGAAGAAAAGATTTAATTAAAATTTTAAAGAAAGAAAATATAAAATTAACTAATATAAAGAAATTATACGAAACAGTTACTAAAATAACAGGGGTACCTAAGAAACCAATTTATACAGAAAATATAGTTGGGGTAATAGAATCTTCAGATGGGAAAGTAATTGATATAATAAAGCAAATAAAAAAATAA
- a CDS encoding aldolase/citrate lyase family protein, with the protein MMRSLLISSVTPKILANAHLYEADYLIFDLDKTISIEEKDSARELLVQGVKCMDYNLDNIIININLISSDYWKEDVKDLFATGIRNFGIHLEEEKHIKEIDEFLKKLENKFNMEEGSCKILYSIGKPFLIMNIQNIIMNTDRILALSFNKGEFRENIKVEKHKNNEDLSLGKKMLIMGASLKDIYCIDSPFEDLSDEDNFIKEIKNNMNIGFNGKICFHPSQVRIINSIYKNSYYYKD; encoded by the coding sequence ATGATGAGAAGTTTATTAATTTCATCTGTCACCCCAAAAATACTTGCAAACGCTCATTTATATGAAGCAGATTATTTAATATTTGATTTGGATAAAACCATATCCATAGAGGAAAAAGATTCTGCTAGAGAATTGCTTGTACAAGGAGTTAAATGTATGGATTATAATTTAGATAATATTATAATAAATATTAATTTAATTTCATCTGATTATTGGAAGGAAGATGTTAAAGATTTATTTGCTACTGGAATAAGAAACTTTGGTATACATTTAGAAGAAGAAAAACACATTAAAGAGATTGATGAATTTTTAAAGAAATTAGAAAATAAATTTAACATGGAAGAGGGAAGTTGTAAAATTTTATATTCCATAGGAAAACCATTTTTAATTATGAATATTCAAAATATAATTATGAATACAGATAGGATACTTGCTCTTTCTTTTAATAAGGGTGAGTTTAGAGAAAATATAAAAGTTGAAAAACATAAAAACAATGAGGATTTATCTTTAGGTAAAAAAATGTTAATTATGGGAGCATCTCTTAAGGATATTTATTGTATTGATAGTCCCTTTGAAGATTTATCAGATGAAGATAACTTTATAAAAGAAATTAAAAATAATATGAATATTGGATTTAATGGAAAAATTTGTTTTCATCCATCTCAAGTTAGAATAATAAATAGTATTTATAAAAATAGTTATTATTATAAGGATTAA
- a CDS encoding bile acid:sodium symporter family protein, which translates to MKILVAFTKNVGKFMGLIIVIMSIIAMLEPSFFTWATPYIVPLLGIAMFGMGLTLRVEDFKLILLRPRDIIVGTLAQFTIMPLLAYVLAVIFKLPPDLAIGVILVGTCPGGTASNVLTYLAKGDVSLSVGMTMLSTLLSPILTPLITYLLIGTWVKVSLVAMIISVLKIVALPIFLGILINHLFSKKIENIKGTLPLISIITIVILIGCIIGNNSSKILTMGFTVVLVVIFHNLLGLLLGYLVGKILKLEDYKSSAISIEVGTQNSGLAVSLAVNNFAANPLATIPGALFSVWHNISVLCQLVLVEKNKKINNDEKFINFICHPKNTCKRSFI; encoded by the coding sequence ATGAAAATTTTAGTTGCCTTTACTAAAAATGTTGGAAAATTTATGGGATTAATTATAGTTATCATGTCAATAATAGCAATGCTTGAACCTAGTTTTTTTACATGGGCTACTCCATACATAGTTCCTTTATTAGGAATTGCAATGTTTGGAATGGGACTTACTTTAAGAGTAGAAGATTTTAAATTAATTTTATTACGTCCAAGAGATATAATTGTAGGAACTTTAGCACAATTTACTATAATGCCTTTACTTGCTTATGTTCTTGCAGTAATATTTAAATTACCACCAGATTTAGCAATTGGAGTTATACTAGTTGGAACTTGTCCAGGGGGAACAGCTTCAAATGTTTTAACTTATTTAGCTAAGGGAGATGTATCTCTTTCAGTTGGAATGACAATGTTGTCAACTTTATTGTCTCCAATACTTACTCCATTAATAACTTATTTATTAATTGGAACATGGGTAAAAGTTTCTTTAGTAGCAATGATAATATCAGTATTAAAGATAGTTGCATTACCAATATTCTTAGGAATATTAATTAATCATTTATTTTCAAAAAAAATAGAAAATATAAAGGGCACTTTACCTTTAATATCAATTATAACTATAGTTATATTAATTGGGTGTATTATAGGAAATAATTCTTCTAAAATTTTAACTATGGGATTCACTGTAGTACTAGTAGTTATATTCCATAATTTACTTGGTCTATTACTAGGTTATTTAGTTGGAAAAATATTAAAATTAGAAGATTATAAAAGTAGTGCTATATCAATTGAAGTTGGAACTCAAAATTCAGGACTGGCAGTTTCTTTAGCAGTTAATAATTTTGCAGCAAATCCACTTGCAACAATTCCAGGAGCATTATTTAGTGTCTGGCATAATATTTCGGTTCTTTGTCAACTGGTGTTGGTGGAGAAAAATAAAAAAATAAATAATGATGAGAAGTTTATTAATTTCATCTGTCACCCCAAAAATACTTGCAAACGCTCATTTATATGA
- the panD gene encoding aspartate 1-decarboxylase, producing MELTMLKGKIHRATVKQAALDYVGSITIDENLMDASGIIEYEKVQISDVNNGSRFETYVIAGERGSGLICLNGSAARCVSVNDKIIIMCYANMSVEEAKTVKPKVVFVDKDNKIKRVTRYEKHGQLG from the coding sequence ATGGAATTAACAATGCTAAAAGGAAAAATACATCGTGCTACAGTGAAACAAGCAGCTCTTGATTACGTTGGAAGTATTACTATTGATGAAAATTTAATGGATGCAAGTGGTATTATTGAATATGAAAAAGTTCAGATTTCAGATGTAAATAATGGAAGTAGATTTGAAACTTATGTTATAGCAGGGGAAAGAGGATCTGGTTTAATTTGTTTAAATGGATCTGCTGCTAGATGCGTAAGTGTGAATGATAAAATAATTATAATGTGTTATGCTAATATGTCTGTTGAAGAAGCAAAAACAGTTAAACCTAAAGTGGTTTTTGTGGATAAAGACAATAAAATTAAAAGAGTTACTAGATATGAAAAACACGGGCAGTTAGGATAG
- the panC gene encoding pantoate--beta-alanine ligase: MNIGSKILEVRSLVKYWKKEGLSVGLVPTMGYLHEGHLSLIKKCKEENDKVVVSIFVNPTQFGENEDLSSYPRDLKADSALCKAVGVDLIFNPSSEEMYIDPCAYVNINNLSKNLCGKSRPIHFKGVCTIVSKLLNIVTPDRAYFGEKDAQQLAIIKKMVKDLNFDVKIVGCPIVREKDNLAKSSRNFYLNEEERQAALVLSKALELGKDYLKKDNNVNHLKEVIVNKINSEPLAKIDYVEVVDSLNIEPVSEIKKDILVAVAVYIGNTRLIDNFTFNGGRI; the protein is encoded by the coding sequence ATGAATATTGGTTCAAAAATTTTAGAAGTAAGAAGTTTAGTAAAGTATTGGAAAAAAGAAGGATTATCAGTTGGATTAGTTCCAACTATGGGGTATCTTCATGAGGGACATTTAAGTCTTATAAAAAAATGTAAAGAGGAAAACGATAAAGTTGTAGTCTCAATTTTCGTAAATCCTACCCAATTTGGAGAAAATGAAGATTTATCTTCTTACCCAAGAGATTTAAAAGCAGATTCTGCTTTATGTAAAGCTGTAGGTGTTGATTTAATTTTTAATCCATCGTCAGAAGAAATGTATATAGATCCATGCGCCTATGTTAATATTAATAATTTATCAAAAAATTTATGTGGTAAATCTAGACCAATCCATTTTAAGGGAGTTTGTACTATAGTTTCAAAATTATTAAACATAGTTACTCCTGATAGAGCATACTTTGGTGAAAAAGATGCTCAACAATTGGCTATTATTAAAAAAATGGTAAAAGATCTAAATTTTGATGTGAAAATAGTTGGATGTCCTATTGTTAGAGAAAAGGATAATTTAGCTAAAAGTAGTAGAAATTTTTATCTTAATGAAGAGGAAAGACAAGCAGCACTTGTTTTAAGTAAAGCACTTGAATTAGGTAAAGATTATTTAAAAAAAGATAATAATGTAAATCATTTAAAAGAAGTTATTGTTAATAAAATTAATAGTGAACCTCTAGCAAAAATTGACTATGTTGAAGTGGTGGACAGTTTAAATATAGAGCCTGTTTCGGAAATAAAAAAAGATATTTTAGTTGCTGTAGCTGTATATATTGGAAATACTCGTTTAATAGACAATTTTACATTTAATGGAGGTAGAATATAA
- a CDS encoding methylated-DNA--[protein]-cysteine S-methyltransferase yields the protein MKNNYEFIYTCDLGKFLIVHSDEEVLELNFLNGNEKDAIKEKKNEFSENIILQLNEYFSGYRKSFDLKLNLTGTKFQKKVWEALGNIPYGETKSYKEIAIEVGSPKAFRAVGSANNKNPIPIIIPCHRVIGKNGKLVGFAGGLHLKEKLLQLEQN from the coding sequence TTGAAAAATAATTATGAATTTATATACACATGTGACCTTGGAAAGTTTTTAATTGTCCATAGTGATGAGGAAGTTTTAGAATTAAATTTTTTAAATGGAAATGAAAAGGATGCCATTAAAGAGAAGAAAAATGAATTTTCTGAAAATATAATTCTTCAGTTAAATGAGTATTTTTCAGGATATAGAAAATCCTTTGATTTAAAGTTGAACCTTACAGGAACAAAATTTCAGAAAAAAGTTTGGGAAGCTTTGGGTAATATTCCCTATGGGGAAACTAAAAGTTATAAGGAAATAGCTATTGAAGTAGGTAGTCCAAAGGCCTTTAGAGCTGTTGGATCTGCTAATAATAAAAACCCAATTCCAATTATTATTCCTTGTCATAGGGTAATTGGGAAAAATGGGAAGCTAGTAGGCTTTGCAGGGGGATTACATTTGAAGGAAAAACTATTACAATTGGAACAAAATTAA
- a CDS encoding SulP family inorganic anion transporter produces MSINYVKVYKKEFENYSLKIFMKDLLAGLTVVAVALPLGLSYGIISGTGAISGLYSFLFGSIIIGALSNVSFQVNGSTAVTLGILASLTSMYGAQAVFLTGLISGILVLLCSVLNLGKYINRTPNEIILGLNSGISILLIANQLNELFGVEGTSGSAIKKIIFALSNVGDINLVSLGVGAGTIAILFLYPKRLNYIFPASLSAIILFLIINISFKLNINIIGEIPRSIFNGISLNLSYIKFKNILPLIAPSFSIGFLLILKSISCGLASAKQKDEVLDSNNELFSLGIGNIILPFLGAIPTAASISCTQVGIMNNQKTRVAPLVQSVTILLIVLFFGKYISNIPLTVLAGILIGTGIKMNKIKVLKEVFKNPKEHIPFIITAVVVIIKNVSLGIILGLVSYYILNKIRRDSFEK; encoded by the coding sequence GTGAGTATCAATTACGTTAAAGTTTATAAAAAAGAATTTGAAAATTATTCTTTAAAAATTTTCATGAAAGATTTATTAGCTGGTCTTACAGTTGTGGCAGTGGCTTTGCCTTTAGGTCTTAGTTATGGAATTATTAGTGGGACTGGAGCAATTTCTGGATTGTATAGTTTTTTATTTGGAAGCATTATTATAGGAGCTCTGTCCAATGTAAGTTTTCAAGTAAATGGATCAACAGCAGTTACTCTTGGAATATTAGCTAGTTTAACTTCCATGTACGGAGCACAGGCAGTTTTTTTAACTGGATTAATTTCAGGGATTTTAGTTTTATTATGTAGCGTACTCAATTTAGGAAAATATATAAATAGAACTCCAAATGAAATTATACTTGGTCTAAATTCTGGAATATCAATACTACTAATTGCCAATCAATTAAATGAACTTTTTGGAGTTGAAGGAACCAGTGGAAGTGCCATTAAAAAAATTATCTTTGCATTATCCAATGTAGGGGATATTAACTTAGTTTCTCTAGGAGTGGGAGCTGGTACAATTGCCATACTTTTCTTATATCCTAAAAGATTAAACTATATTTTTCCAGCTTCCTTAAGTGCAATTATACTTTTTCTAATTATAAATATAAGTTTCAAATTAAACATAAATATAATAGGGGAAATTCCAAGGTCCATATTCAATGGAATATCCTTAAACTTAAGCTATATTAAATTTAAAAATATACTTCCCCTAATAGCTCCTAGTTTTTCCATAGGATTTTTGTTGATTTTAAAATCCATATCCTGTGGTTTAGCTTCAGCTAAGCAGAAGGATGAAGTTTTAGATTCAAATAATGAGTTATTTTCCCTTGGAATAGGAAATATTATTTTGCCATTTTTAGGGGCAATCCCAACAGCAGCTTCAATATCTTGTACCCAAGTTGGGATTATGAACAATCAAAAAACTAGAGTAGCTCCCCTTGTTCAATCAGTGACAATATTACTCATCGTTTTATTCTTTGGAAAATATATATCCAATATTCCATTAACTGTTTTAGCTGGTATATTAATAGGAACAGGAATAAAAATGAATAAAATAAAGGTTTTAAAAGAAGTATTCAAAAATCCAAAGGAACATATTCCCTTTATAATAACAGCTGTGGTAGTTATTATAAAGAATGTTTCCCTAGGTATAATATTAGGATTGGTATCTTACTATATATTAAATAAAATTAGGAGGGATTCTTTTGAAAAATAA
- a CDS encoding site-specific integrase produces the protein MDLLVKDKNEVSVRRRKKKEKKPRKSIFEIYKSEKTMKDYLFYLNNFLSFVYDDDHEIQPDEIVELMSDITEEDVEDYLSHLLYERKLKKTSVNKIISALKSLYKELEKHKINNPFKFVKLFKTTRNLDNILKVSFEDIKEILKNYKVTNEKEYRNTVIMTTLFYTGMRSQELINVRYKNILKRNDDYFIKIEKSKNGREQYKPLHPILIKKIEEYKNYVFNVYEYEEDEIKDLFLFPSSFEKNTQLSYRALYSLIQEMGKTINLDISPHNIRHAIATELSANGADLLEIRDFLGHSDSKVTEIYINAKSLLDKKVISKIPD, from the coding sequence TTGGATTTATTAGTAAAGGATAAAAATGAAGTAAGTGTTAGAAGAAGAAAGAAAAAGGAAAAGAAACCTAGAAAATCAATATTTGAAATTTATAAAAGTGAAAAAACAATGAAGGATTATCTTTTCTATTTAAATAATTTCTTATCCTTTGTATATGACGATGATCATGAAATTCAACCTGATGAAATAGTAGAATTAATGTCTGACATAACAGAGGAGGATGTTGAGGATTATTTATCCCATTTACTATATGAGAGAAAATTAAAAAAGACATCTGTAAATAAAATAATATCAGCTTTAAAGTCATTGTACAAGGAATTAGAAAAACATAAAATAAATAATCCATTTAAATTTGTAAAATTATTTAAGACAACTAGAAATTTAGATAATATATTAAAAGTATCCTTTGAGGATATAAAGGAGATTTTAAAAAATTATAAAGTTACAAATGAAAAGGAATATAGAAACACTGTTATTATGACAACTTTATTTTATACTGGAATGAGAAGTCAAGAATTAATAAACGTCCGATACAAGAATATACTTAAGAGAAATGATGACTACTTTATAAAGATAGAAAAATCTAAAAATGGAAGGGAACAGTATAAACCCCTGCATCCAATTTTAATAAAAAAAATAGAAGAGTATAAAAATTATGTTTTTAATGTTTATGAATATGAGGAGGATGAAATTAAAGATCTTTTTCTTTTCCCAAGTTCCTTTGAAAAAAATACACAATTATCATATAGAGCTCTCTATAGTTTAATTCAAGAAATGGGAAAAACTATAAATTTAGATATTAGTCCACATAATATTAGACATGCTATTGCAACTGAACTTTCTGCCAACGGAGCAGATCTTCTAGAAATTAGAGATTTTCTTGGACATTCAGATAGTAAGGTTACAGAGATATATATTAATGCAAAATCTCTTTTGGACAAGAAAGTGATTTCAAAAATACCAGATTAA
- a CDS encoding pseudouridine synthase produces the protein MRLDKFLTECGYGSRKEVKSLIDENAVRVNGTCKVLSKTSIDEENDIILFRGERINYKKFRYYILNKKAGYITTVENKDSSVMELLPEWVVRKNLAPVGVLDEEAEGLLIFTNNGKLSHQLVSPKNTVLRTYHVEAKNPMSQNDIRKLEEGIDIGEITTSPSKVEVIDGRKILLTIKEVKFHQVNKMLEALDNEVTYLKRISFGKLQLDDLELGEVKEIDLEDII, from the coding sequence ATGAGATTAGATAAATTTTTAACAGAATGCGGATACGGTAGTAGAAAAGAAGTGAAAAGTTTAATAGATGAAAATGCAGTAAGGGTTAATGGTACTTGCAAGGTTTTATCAAAGACTAGTATTGATGAGGAAAATGATATTATTTTGTTTAGAGGAGAAAGAATAAATTATAAAAAGTTTAGATATTATATATTAAATAAAAAAGCTGGATATATAACAACAGTTGAAAATAAAGATTCAAGTGTTATGGAACTTTTACCTGAATGGGTAGTAAGAAAAAATCTTGCTCCAGTTGGAGTTTTAGATGAGGAAGCAGAGGGACTTTTAATTTTTACTAACAATGGGAAACTAAGTCATCAATTAGTATCTCCAAAAAATACTGTTCTTAGAACTTATCATGTGGAAGCTAAAAATCCAATGAGTCAAAATGATATTAGAAAATTAGAAGAGGGAATTGATATTGGTGAAATTACAACTTCTCCAAGTAAAGTGGAAGTTATAGATGGTAGAAAAATATTATTAACTATTAAGGAAGTAAAATTTCATCAAGTTAATAAAATGTTAGAAGCATTGGATAATGAAGTGACATATTTAAAAAGGATTTCTTTTGGGAAGTTACAATTGGATGATTTAGAATTGGGAGAAGTAAAAGAAATAGATTTAGAAGACATTATCTAA
- a CDS encoding MATE family efflux transporter: MVNTTNNLGKSYNFFSLMKFVFPNILMMLILSVYVNVDGIFVSRYVGTTALSAMNIMFPGCLSLEFAIGIMLGTGGSAIVSRKLGEKRLEEARKNFTLIIILGIVIGIIIAVIGTNFTYEIAKALGASDLQISASIDYGKTLFFFAPFLFLQVMFQTFFVSAGVPMLGLLSTAGGGILNIVLDYYFIVILKLGVLGAALGSGIGYLVPSFVGLIYFGFMKRGELYFQKTKYDKKFVHKSLINGSSEMVTNLALGITTFLFNLYFLKYYREDGVAAITIGMYLEFIFMSVYFGFSMGVSPLISYKYGSKDTDQLKKIFKYSVFFIGISSIILFLISRLFLSNLVVIFAPRGSNVYNLVLQGFPLFSYSFLFVGYNVFASNLFTALSEGKTSALISFSRTLVFLSGAIIILPLFLKGTGLWIAVPIAEVLGLIVSITFILIKKTRYQY, from the coding sequence ATGGTGAATACGACTAACAACTTAGGGAAAAGTTACAATTTCTTTTCTTTAATGAAATTTGTTTTCCCAAATATATTAATGATGTTGATTTTATCAGTTTATGTTAATGTTGATGGGATTTTTGTATCAAGGTATGTGGGAACAACAGCATTATCTGCTATGAATATTATGTTTCCAGGATGTTTAAGCTTGGAATTTGCAATTGGAATAATGCTTGGAACTGGTGGAAGTGCAATTGTATCAAGAAAGCTTGGGGAAAAAAGATTAGAAGAGGCTAGGAAGAATTTCACATTAATAATAATATTAGGAATAGTAATTGGAATAATAATTGCTGTAATTGGAACTAACTTTACTTATGAAATAGCAAAGGCTCTTGGAGCTAGTGATCTTCAAATATCTGCAAGTATAGATTATGGGAAAACACTATTTTTCTTTGCACCATTTTTATTTTTACAAGTAATGTTTCAAACCTTCTTTGTATCTGCAGGAGTTCCAATGTTAGGACTTTTAAGTACAGCAGGGGGAGGAATATTAAACATAGTTTTAGATTATTATTTTATAGTTATTTTAAAATTAGGAGTTTTAGGAGCAGCTCTTGGAAGTGGAATAGGATATTTAGTTCCTTCCTTTGTTGGATTAATATATTTTGGATTTATGAAGAGGGGAGAGTTATATTTTCAAAAAACTAAGTATGATAAAAAATTTGTACATAAGTCTCTTATTAACGGCTCTTCAGAAATGGTAACTAATTTAGCTCTAGGTATTACTACATTTTTATTTAATCTTTATTTTCTAAAATATTATAGGGAAGATGGAGTTGCAGCAATAACCATAGGAATGTATTTGGAATTTATTTTTATGTCTGTATATTTTGGATTTTCAATGGGAGTATCCCCATTAATTAGCTATAAGTATGGAAGTAAAGATACAGATCAATTGAAAAAGATATTTAAATACAGTGTATTTTTCATAGGTATTTCTTCAATTATTTTATTTTTAATATCTAGATTATTTTTATCTAATTTAGTTGTAATCTTTGCTCCTAGAGGAAGTAATGTATATAATTTAGTTTTACAAGGCTTTCCTTTATTTTCCTATTCTTTCTTATTTGTTGGATATAATGTTTTTGCTTCAAATTTATTTACTGCTCTTTCTGAGGGTAAAACCTCAGCTCTAATATCATTTTCTAGAACTTTAGTTTTTTTATCAGGGGCCATAATAATATTACCTCTATTTTTAAAGGGAACAGGACTATGGATAGCAGTACCAATAGCAGAAGTATTAGGATTAATAGTTTCAATCACTTTTATTTTAATAAAAAAAACAAGATATCAATATTAA